The segment TCCCCGGCGGAAACCTTACTCCCGCAGCCGGTATCTACGACGGTGTTGTTAACGGCATTTCCGATATCGGAATGTCCTGTTTTTCATACAATGTCGGACGTTTTCCGGTAAACGAACTGGTAGATTTACCGCATAAATACCCCAACGGTTGGGTGGCAACAAAGGTTGCCAATGATTACTACAATAAATTTAAACCAAAAGAATTGGATGATACACATCCGCTGTATTTGCATGCTCACGGCCCGGGTGTTGTAATTACCAAGGACAAGGCTGTGAGAAAATTGGAAGACTTTAAAGACCTTATACTTAGAGCTACGGGTGTCGGAGCCAAGATTGTACAGGCTCTCGGTGCCGTCGCTTACGGCGCTTCTCAGGGTGAAACCTATGAACTTTTATCCAAAGGTGTGGTAAAAGGCAGTTATACCCCCAGAGAAACCCTCAAAGGCTGGAATCATGCCGAGGTTACCAAATACGTAACTAACTGTTATCAACTCGGTTATACTACCGATATGTATGTTGTCATCAACAAAGAAAAATGGAATAAAATGTCTAAAGATATCCAAAATATATTTACCGAAGTCAGCGAAGAATGGATTGAAATGCATGGCAAGGTCTGGGATTACTACGACAAAGTTGCCATGGATTATTTCCTTGAGCTTGGCGGCGGACGAGAAGTTATCGAAGTTGATGAAGACGAAGTATCCAAATGGGTTGACGCCGTTTCTCCGCTTGTTAATGAACACGTTAATACCTTAAATGCAAGCGGTTTATCAGGAAACGAATATGAGCAGTATTTACTCGACAGGGTAAATTACTGGAGCGATAAATCACCGTCACTGGAAGAAAGCGTTGCGTGGGTTGAAGCAAATGTGCTCCCTCTGACGTAAAATTCCGGACACAAATAATTTTTAAAGGCGAAATGTCAGATATTCCTGCCTGTGTTTAACGAAATAAGCATGGGCAGGAAGGTTTCTGTAACTTATTATGACCACAATAGAACGATTGGAAAAATGGGCTAAGTTACTTAGCGGTTGGTTGGTATGGGTTGGCGGCGCGGGCGCTGTTTTAATGCTGGCAGTTACCGTTGTTGATATAATCGGTATCAAAATATTTAACTCTCCGCTCCCGGGCGGTATTGAAATTGTTGCCTTTGTGGGAGTTATTATTACCGCTTTCGGGATGGCGTATACTCAAGCGGAACATGCTAACATTCAAGTTGAATTTTTTATTATGCGTTTGCCAAAACGTGCCGGAGCCATTTGCGGGGCATTTACATCATTATTAAGCTTGATTCTTTTTTCCCTCTTGGCGTGGCAGAGCGTCAAATACGGAATCTCTTTGCAAACCAGCGGTGAAGTTTCAATGACATCACGTATTCCTTTTTACCCCTTTGTATATGCCATTGCGTTTTGTTGTATCCCGGTTTGCCTAATCTTATTTTTTGAAATGATTAAAAATATTATGAAAGCGGCTAATAAATAGATGGATCCAGTTACAGTCGGAATTATAGGAATTGTAATTTTAATTGTCCTTTTTATGCTGGGGATGCCAGTTGGTTTTGCGATGGCATTTGTCGGCTTTGCCGGATTCGGCTATTTAGTAACCCCCAATGCGGCTTTGGGGCTGCTGGCGCGTGATGTTTTTACCAACTTCTCATCTTATTCGTTAACGGTAATCCCCATGTTTATTTTAATGGGAACACTTGCGTCCGCTTCGGGAATCAGCACCCGATTGTATGCTTCCACCCATACATTGTTTGGAAAAGTGCGCGGGGGGCTGGCAATGGCCACAATTTTGGCTTGTGCCGGGTTTGCGGCTATTTGCGGCTCAACCAGTGCAACCGCTGCCGCAATGGGCAAAGTGGCCCTTCCCGAAATGAAAAAGTATAAATATGATGATTCCTTAGCAACCGGCAGTGTTGCTTCAGCGGGAAGCCTGGGAATCTTAATTCCTCCCAGTACCATTTTTATAATTTACGGTATTTTAACCCAACAATCCATCGGCAAATTATTCCTTGCCGGGATATTCCCCGGGGTTTTATTAACATTGCTTTTCCTCGCCGTTGTTATTATTTTATGCAAAAGGAATCCGGCCTTAGCCCCAGCTGGGCAACCCTCAACTTTAAAACAAAAAATCACCGGTATGCTTGGAATTACCGAGATGATGCTTCTCTTTATTTTAGTAATGGGTGGTCTTTTTGCCGGTTGGTTCAGCCCCGTTCAGGCAGGTGCCGTTGGTGCCGCCGGTGCCCTTTTAATCGGTCTTTTGAGGCGTAACTTAACATGGGAAACCTTTAAAGATGCGCTCAAAGAAACGGTCAAAGTAACCTGCGAAATTATGATTATTGTTACCGGCGCTATTATATTGGGGCATTTCATTGCCGTAACGACTATCCCAAACATGTTATCGGGATGGATTGCCGACCTCGGTTTGCCAAACGTAGCTGTAATGGCAATTATTATTTTAATGTATATTATCGGCGGTTTGTTTATGGATTCCCTGGCGATGATAACTCTAACCATTCCGATAATTTACCCTTTGGTATTATCGCTAAACTTTGATCCGATTTGGTTTGGTGTTATTATTGTACTGGTTACCGAAATGGGGGTTATTACCCCGCCGGTCGGTATCAATGTGTATGTAATTAAGGGGATTACCAAAGGCGTTAGCTTAGAAACGATATTTAAGGGGATTTTCCCGTTCTTAATTGCAATAATTATTTGCGTGGCGCTGCTGCTTACTTTCCCCAAGATTGCTACATTCTTACCAAGCATTCTATTGAATTAACTATACTTCGGAGGCAATAAAAATAATGACCATATCGGATATGCTTGCAAAAAATGCTAATTTATATCCGAATGATACGGCTTTAATCGAATTAAAACCGAGCATAAACTATCGCCGCGAAATTACTTGGCAGGAATTTGACGATAAAGCCAACCAAATAGCGAATGCCCTTTCTAAAATCGGCATTCGCAAGGGCGATAAAGTTGTTCACTTGATGTTAAACTCAATCGACTGGCTGGTTGCCTATTTTGGTATTATCAGAACAGGCGCATGGGTAGTTCCGCTTAATTTCAGGTTTACTTCCGAAGATATTTTATATTGCACTCAAATTGCGGAAGCCAAAGTTTTAATCTTTGGCCCCGAATTTAGCGACCGAATCGATTGCATAAAAGACGAACTCTCAACCGTTCGGGAATTTATTTGCATGGGAGATAATGCCCCCGAATGGGCGCAGGATATGAGCGACTTTATTGCCGATGCTCCCGCAAAAGCGTTAAAAACCGTACTTAATGCGGATGATCCTTGCGGTTTATATTTTACATCAGGAACAACCGGGCAGCCGAAACCGATACTGCTTACTCATAAAAATATGGAGCACGCCGCACTTGTTGAAAGCAATCATCATAAACAAACCAAAGATGATAATTTTATCTTAATTCCTCCTTTATATCATACCGGCGCCAAAATGCATTGGTTTGGCAGCCTCTATTCCGGCAGCAAGGCAACTTTGCTGCGAGATATCAAACCGCTTGATATTTTTAATGCCGTAAGCAATGAAAAGGGCACCATTGTATGGCTGCTTGTTCCCTGGGCGCAGGATATTTTAATGGCGTTGGATAGCGGCGAGCTTAAAATAGAGGATTTTAATTTGGATCAATGGCGACTGATGCATATCGGGGCGCAACCTGTTCCCGAAAGTTTAGTTAAGCATTGGAAAACTTACTTCCCCAATATGCTTTACGATACCAATTACGGGCTTAGCGAAAGCACCGGTCCCGGTTGTGTTCATTTGGGAATAGAAAACATTCATAAGGTTGGCGCAATCGGCATACCGGGGTACGAGTGGGAAGTCCGTATAGTTGACGATAAAGATAATGACTTATCGGTTGGTGTTGTCGGTGAAATAATAATCAGAGGTGCGGGGCTTATGAAAGAATATTACAAGAACCCGCAAAAAACCGCCGAGGTCTTAAAAGACGGCTGGCTGCATACCGGCGACCTTGCCAAAATAGATGAGGACGGTTTTATTTGGTATGTCGATCGCAAAAAAGATTTAATTATTACCGGCGGTGAAAATATTTTCCCGATTGAAGTGGAAGAGGTTTTGCTTTATCATCCCAAGGTTTACGATGCCGCGCTAATCGGTATTCCGGATGTCAGACTGGGGGAAATTGCGGTTGCCGTAATTGACCCTAAACCCAATGTTGATATTACCGCCAAAGAAATTGAAGAGTATTGCGTGGGAAATTTACCCAAATACAAGCGCCCGCGCAAAATAGTTTTCGGCAAGGTACCGCGTAATCCGACCGGTAAAATTGAAAAAGTAAAGTTGCGAGAAAAATATAAAGATTTGCAATAGTGCGACACGCGAAACGGAGATTTATAAAAGTTATGGAAAAGAAAAATATTAACAAAAAAACATTCGGCCCCAGTAAGTTTGTTTTCCCGTCACCGGTTTTTCTGGTTGGGGTTATGATTAACGGCAAGCCCAATTTTATGACAGCGGCATGGGGCGGCATGGCTTGCGGCGCTCCTCCGATGTTGACTGTTGCCATCCGCCACCAGCGTTTTACAATTAACGGCATTCAACCCGGCAACAGTTTTTCGGTTAACATCCCCGGTGAAGAGTTGGTAGCGGAGGCTGATTTATGCGGCATTGTTTCCGGCGAAACGGTCGATAAAGCACAAGCCTGTAATTTTGACCTTTTCTACGGGAAAGCGGAAAATGCCCCGCTGATTGCCCAATGCCCGATTAATTTAGAGTGCAAAGTTAACCACACACTTGATTTGGGAAGCCATATACTTGTAATCGGCAGTATTGAAGAAACGCATGTTACGGAAGATTGTCTTACCGGCGGACAGCCGGATATCGATAAAATCAAGCCTATCCTCTATTCCAGAGGCACCGAAGCCAAGTATTACGGTTACGGTCAAGCAATCGGGGATGCTTACAAAATAGGCAAAAGCATTCAATATTAGTAAAAATTCCCGTATATTTTAAGGCTAAAATGTAGCTAAAGCACGGTAGATAAGTTATAATTTACCGGAGGCAATAAAGATGACTGATTGGCAATTAACGGCAACAACAATATTTTGTGATGACCTCAATGATGAAGTCACGATTATAGTTTATAAAGACGGCAAAACACGATGCACCGGTTATGACTTTTTCGTTAAAACAAGCGCCGACCCTAAAGAAAAGAAGGCTTTGAACGGAATCAAGTGTGACGGGCCGGTTTGTAAAAGAGTCGCTGCATATAAAGAAAAAATATTTGCCGAAGAAAGAGCGGATTAATTGTGAATAATCCTACAAGTGAGAAAAAGGTGATTATCAGGGCAGAGAATCTTTCGCTTTCGTTTGGCGGCGTTCGCTCGTTAATCGATGTTAGCGTGGATATCAAAGAAAATGAAATTTTGGCAATTATCGGCCCCAACGGTGCCGGTAAAACCAGCCTATTAAATTGTCTAAACGGTTTTTATAAGCCCCAAAAAGGAACAATCACTTTTGACGGGGAGGATATAACCCACATCCGCCCTGATAAAGCCGCCAAGATGGGGCTCGCGCGTACGTTCCAAAATATTGAGCTTTACACCGGCTTAAGCACACTGGATAACCTTATGGCTGCCAGGCACGTTCTGATGAACCAAAATATCTTTGCCAGCTCTATGTACTTCGGACCCGCCCATAAGGAAGAAATCAAACACCGTAAAACCGTTGAAGATATTATCGACTTTTTGGAAATCGAAGCTATTCGAAAACAGGTGGTCGGTTCTTTGCCTTACGGTATGCGCAAAAGGGTTGAGTTAGGCAGGGCATTGGCGCTTGAGCCGAAAGTTCTTTTGCTTGATGAACCGATGGCCGGTATGAACCTCGAAGAAAAAGAGGATATTGCCCGCTTTATTATCGATATTTTTGAAGGACAGGGAGAAACATATCCCGATACTCCGGTGCTAAGAGACGGCGTAAATTGCATTGTTCTTATCGAACATGATATGGGTGTGGTTATGGATTTAGCCGATAGAATTGTTGTTTTGGACTTTGGCCGTAAAATCGCAGAAGGTACGCCTGCGGAAATCAGCTCTAATCCGGATGTTATCGCCGCCTATTTGGGGGCGGAGAAGTAGAGGGGATACGTGTCGGTTTTGTCCTTGAAAGCCATTCTTACTTAGGAAAGCAACGCAATCCTCTTTGTCTTTGCAAGCACAGCGAAGCAACCTCATATAGATTAAATTTGTTGGAGATTGCCACGTCACTCGCCGCGGGCTCGCTCCTCGCAAAGACGTTTCTTTTCCCTTGTCTTTACGAGACCATTCCCGTCAGGGAAGGCGAAGTAATCTCTAATAAATCAAAAGGCATGCACTCTGTTCGTAGAAGATTGCCACGTCACTCGCCGAGGGCTCGCTCCTCGCGAAGACGTTTTTTTGTCGTCCGGTCTTTCTCCCTTTGTCATCCTGAATGAAATGAAGGATCTAAGAGGAAGGGAAATTTAGACTATTAGGCAGCCTCAGACTCAAAAAAGAGGGGTCGCTCTACCATAAAATCCGTTACCGAATGGTGTACTATCCGCCAACCCCTAGATTCTTCTCTATGCTCAGAATGACAAAAGAAGAAAAGCATCAGCCGTTCGTGTTCTTCGACAAGCTCAGAATGCACGGGTCTGTCGAACCATAACGGCAACCGAATAGTAATTCTCGTTTCTTCCCGTTCGTCGGACCCTTCGACAGGCTCAGGGCGAACGAAAAAACATCAGTGTTACAAAGTAGGACAATGGCAAATGGGGTGAAAAGTATTTATTAAAATTGTCTTTGCGAGACCATTCCCGTAAGGGAAGGCGAAGCAATCTCTATTAAATCAAAAAAACACACGCTCTATTGCTGAGAGAGTGCCACGTCGCTCGCTAACGCTCGCTCCTCGCAAAGACGTTTCTTGGTCGACAAGAGTAGGCTGGATATGGTTAATCCCATTTACGTTTATCAATAATTGTTTTACTGTCTTTGGGGATAGTCCCCTCGGGAACAAAATCAATTCTGTCAGGCTTTACCAAGCACATACTCTGAAACTTCTGCTCGATTTCCACAGCCAGTTCGCTTTTATTGGGAACATTATCAAGCAATTCCAAATTAAGTGTTATTTCGTCGCGCTCGCCGATACGGGTAACGGCAATTTGCCATCTCCCAATATCTTTAAACCCTTTAAAAACAGTTTCAGCCTGAGCGGATACGACAAACATTCCTCTCACCTTTACCGCTTCCCCGATTCGGCCTTGAATACCGGTAAGTTTTTTAGAGGTTCTGCCGCAAGAGCAAGCATCACTAACAATCGAAGATAAATCTCCGGTACCAAAACGAATAAGCCCCCATGTGGGGTTATGTATAGGGGTAACTACTACCTCACCGAGTTCTCCGTCTGCCAATTGTTTCCCGTTTACAGGGTTAACAATCTCAACAATATAATCATCCATAAGGTGCAAACCGTTTTTATAACGGCACTCATAGGCAATCGCACCGCCGGGCTCGGTTACGGCATACGTTTGATATGTATCGATAGCATAATCATTTTCCAGTATCTGCCTAACAGATTGAGATAACATTTCGCCGGTAAACCAAGCGCGTTTTACATAAAAATCTTTTTTGAAATCATAGCCCATTTCTTCAGCCTGTTTAATAACCGTCATTAAGAAACCGGGGGTTCCGACATAACCGTCTGCTTTTAATTCCAATATTGTTTTTACCGTGATTTCGGTATGGCCCGTTCCCAACGGAATAACGGTTGCGCCGCAGGCTTTTAACCCCTCGTGGCACAAAATGCCGGCAGGGGAAAGATGATAGGTAAAGGTATTTGCCGCGATATCACCTTTACGAAACCCGGCAGCCCAAAATGATTCGGCAAACCATTCAATTGTATCGTGTTGCATCGGTTCATAGACAGGGCCGGGGGATACAAAGACCCGTTGTATTTCACTCTCCGGAATAGTTAAAAAGCCGCCGTAGGGAGGGTTGGCTTTCTGCATTGCGATAACATCGGGTTTACGGGTAATCGGCAAAAGCTCCAAGTCTTTGATAGATTTAATTTGCGCCGGTGTAACCCCTGCGCTATCCATTATTTTTTTTGCGGCAGGGGATTTTTGGTAAGCGTTATTAATTGTTTCCGCCAGTTTTTGCGTAAAATAAATATCCCTTTCATTAGGGGTCATAACCTCTCTTGCATCATAATATTCATCAATCTTATTTTCCGGTTTTATAGCCATCTCTTACGCCTCTTATAATGTTTAATCTGGCGATAACTCTTTTTATCACCCATTGCCGAAAGTCCGATATAAAACTCTTTAACATCTTCATTGTTTCGCAGAAAATCGGCATCTCCGTCAAGCACAATTCGCCCGTTCTCCATAACG is part of the Dehalococcoidales bacterium genome and harbors:
- a CDS encoding ABC transporter ATP-binding protein, with amino-acid sequence MNNPTSEKKVIIRAENLSLSFGGVRSLIDVSVDIKENEILAIIGPNGAGKTSLLNCLNGFYKPQKGTITFDGEDITHIRPDKAAKMGLARTFQNIELYTGLSTLDNLMAARHVLMNQNIFASSMYFGPAHKEEIKHRKTVEDIIDFLEIEAIRKQVVGSLPYGMRKRVELGRALALEPKVLLLDEPMAGMNLEEKEDIARFIIDIFEGQGETYPDTPVLRDGVNCIVLIEHDMGVVMDLADRIVVLDFGRKIAEGTPAEISSNPDVIAAYLGAEK
- a CDS encoding class I adenylate-forming enzyme family protein; the encoded protein is MTISDMLAKNANLYPNDTALIELKPSINYRREITWQEFDDKANQIANALSKIGIRKGDKVVHLMLNSIDWLVAYFGIIRTGAWVVPLNFRFTSEDILYCTQIAEAKVLIFGPEFSDRIDCIKDELSTVREFICMGDNAPEWAQDMSDFIADAPAKALKTVLNADDPCGLYFTSGTTGQPKPILLTHKNMEHAALVESNHHKQTKDDNFILIPPLYHTGAKMHWFGSLYSGSKATLLRDIKPLDIFNAVSNEKGTIVWLLVPWAQDILMALDSGELKIEDFNLDQWRLMHIGAQPVPESLVKHWKTYFPNMLYDTNYGLSESTGPGCVHLGIENIHKVGAIGIPGYEWEVRIVDDKDNDLSVGVVGEIIIRGAGLMKEYYKNPQKTAEVLKDGWLHTGDLAKIDEDGFIWYVDRKKDLIITGGENIFPIEVEEVLLYHPKVYDAALIGIPDVRLGEIAVAVIDPKPNVDITAKEIEEYCVGNLPKYKRPRKIVFGKVPRNPTGKIEKVKLREKYKDLQ
- a CDS encoding flavin reductase family protein, which translates into the protein MEKKNINKKTFGPSKFVFPSPVFLVGVMINGKPNFMTAAWGGMACGAPPMLTVAIRHQRFTINGIQPGNSFSVNIPGEELVAEADLCGIVSGETVDKAQACNFDLFYGKAENAPLIAQCPINLECKVNHTLDLGSHILVIGSIEETHVTEDCLTGGQPDIDKIKPILYSRGTEAKYYGYGQAIGDAYKIGKSIQY
- a CDS encoding TRAP transporter small permease; translation: MTTIERLEKWAKLLSGWLVWVGGAGAVLMLAVTVVDIIGIKIFNSPLPGGIEIVAFVGVIITAFGMAYTQAEHANIQVEFFIMRLPKRAGAICGAFTSLLSLILFSLLAWQSVKYGISLQTSGEVSMTSRIPFYPFVYAIAFCCIPVCLILFFEMIKNIMKAANK
- a CDS encoding phenylacetate--CoA ligase family protein; amino-acid sequence: MAIKPENKIDEYYDAREVMTPNERDIYFTQKLAETINNAYQKSPAAKKIMDSAGVTPAQIKSIKDLELLPITRKPDVIAMQKANPPYGGFLTIPESEIQRVFVSPGPVYEPMQHDTIEWFAESFWAAGFRKGDIAANTFTYHLSPAGILCHEGLKACGATVIPLGTGHTEITVKTILELKADGYVGTPGFLMTVIKQAEEMGYDFKKDFYVKRAWFTGEMLSQSVRQILENDYAIDTYQTYAVTEPGGAIAYECRYKNGLHLMDDYIVEIVNPVNGKQLADGELGEVVVTPIHNPTWGLIRFGTGDLSSIVSDACSCGRTSKKLTGIQGRIGEAVKVRGMFVVSAQAETVFKGFKDIGRWQIAVTRIGERDEITLNLELLDNVPNKSELAVEIEQKFQSMCLVKPDRIDFVPEGTIPKDSKTIIDKRKWD
- a CDS encoding TRAP transporter large permease, producing the protein MDPVTVGIIGIVILIVLFMLGMPVGFAMAFVGFAGFGYLVTPNAALGLLARDVFTNFSSYSLTVIPMFILMGTLASASGISTRLYASTHTLFGKVRGGLAMATILACAGFAAICGSTSATAAAMGKVALPEMKKYKYDDSLATGSVASAGSLGILIPPSTIFIIYGILTQQSIGKLFLAGIFPGVLLTLLFLAVVIILCKRNPALAPAGQPSTLKQKITGMLGITEMMLLFILVMGGLFAGWFSPVQAGAVGAAGALLIGLLRRNLTWETFKDALKETVKVTCEIMIIVTGAIILGHFIAVTTIPNMLSGWIADLGLPNVAVMAIIILMYIIGGLFMDSLAMITLTIPIIYPLVLSLNFDPIWFGVIIVLVTEMGVITPPVGINVYVIKGITKGVSLETIFKGIFPFLIAIIICVALLLTFPKIATFLPSILLN
- a CDS encoding TRAP transporter substrate-binding protein; the encoded protein is KLTYSNFFPPTHLNSILAQAWIKEIERRTDGQVKIEYFPGGNLTPAAGIYDGVVNGISDIGMSCFSYNVGRFPVNELVDLPHKYPNGWVATKVANDYYNKFKPKELDDTHPLYLHAHGPGVVITKDKAVRKLEDFKDLILRATGVGAKIVQALGAVAYGASQGETYELLSKGVVKGSYTPRETLKGWNHAEVTKYVTNCYQLGYTTDMYVVINKEKWNKMSKDIQNIFTEVSEEWIEMHGKVWDYYDKVAMDYFLELGGGREVIEVDEDEVSKWVDAVSPLVNEHVNTLNASGLSGNEYEQYLLDRVNYWSDKSPSLEESVAWVEANVLPLT